The following are encoded in a window of Terriglobia bacterium genomic DNA:
- a CDS encoding class I SAM-dependent methyltransferase, giving the protein MTSRLTLKLVDLCGSMLAPLAAGLARLQWRWGPQNLPRSFRAWNARGVLPLTFHFYSPVFDATALPPATWSRESALPGVDLRAEHQLALLERFCYGEELRQFPIEGDIRAGFCYGNGMFGPGDAEILYSIIRHFKPRRMIEIGSGCSTMLAKAALDRNRAEGHDAEHICIEPYTAPWLENLGLTQVIRDRVENLDPALFQSLRENDILFIDSSHVVRTGGDVVFEYLEVVPRLRPGVLVHVHDIFIPFEYPPTWSRDLKLFWTEQYLVQAFLAFNAEFEIVLALNYLNSHHREALARAAPVYAGHRGAAPGSLWIRRMAGNSPGAVRSAAGT; this is encoded by the coding sequence ATGACCTCCCGACTGACGCTGAAGCTGGTTGACTTGTGCGGTTCGATGCTCGCGCCCCTGGCTGCCGGTCTGGCCAGGCTGCAGTGGCGCTGGGGACCGCAAAACCTGCCGCGCAGCTTTCGCGCCTGGAACGCGCGCGGCGTGTTGCCGCTTACCTTCCACTTTTATAGCCCGGTTTTCGATGCCACCGCCCTGCCCCCTGCAACCTGGTCGCGCGAAAGCGCACTGCCAGGCGTAGATCTTCGCGCCGAACACCAACTGGCATTGCTGGAGCGCTTTTGCTACGGCGAAGAATTGCGGCAATTCCCAATCGAAGGCGATATCCGGGCCGGCTTCTGCTATGGCAACGGAATGTTCGGTCCCGGCGACGCGGAGATTTTGTACAGCATCATCCGGCACTTCAAGCCGCGACGCATGATCGAGATCGGCTCGGGCTGCTCAACCATGCTGGCGAAGGCGGCGCTGGACCGGAACCGCGCCGAGGGCCACGATGCCGAGCACATTTGTATCGAGCCGTATACGGCGCCCTGGCTGGAGAATCTCGGGCTTACGCAAGTGATCCGGGATCGCGTCGAGAATCTGGATCCGGCGCTCTTCCAGAGCTTGCGCGAAAATGACATTCTGTTCATTGACTCTTCGCACGTGGTGCGCACCGGCGGCGATGTCGTATTCGAGTATCTCGAGGTCGTGCCCCGGCTGCGGCCGGGCGTGCTGGTGCATGTGCACGATATTTTTATTCCGTTCGAATATCCGCCGACATGGTCGCGCGACCTGAAGCTGTTCTGGACCGAGCAGTACCTGGTGCAGGCGTTCCTGGCGTTCAACGCGGAATTTGAAATCGTGCTCGCGCTGAACTACCTGAATTCGCACCACCGCGAGGCGCTGGCGCGCGCGGCGCCGGTTTACGCCGGACATCGCGGCGCCGCGCCGGGCTCGTTGTGGATTCGGCGAATGGCCGGCAACTCGCCGGGCGCCGTTCGCTCCGCGGCCGGAACGTAG
- a CDS encoding class I SAM-dependent methyltransferase, with the protein MEIVGEVLQQVLTTRNVWNSRGDSEKVRGEISSASCAKLQELVGLVDARRTLEVGCATGVSTLAILSKLEQLGGDRTHIAIDPNQTGYESGYSGIGVEMVRRAGLQQRFTLIEKPSHLGLPALLAEGRKFDFIFIDGWHSFDYAFVDYYYSDLLLNDGGVLVFDDVCMPPIRHVCWFLETHKPYDFLGGPATLSTMHPWFKATYRWNPANQVWGSIQAYRKRSSSQVPSDFFEAPFYPHYRLYRWWLRLRGLRIRNPY; encoded by the coding sequence GTGGAAATTGTCGGAGAGGTGTTACAGCAGGTCCTGACCACGCGCAACGTCTGGAACAGCCGTGGCGACTCGGAAAAGGTGCGCGGCGAAATCAGCTCCGCCTCCTGCGCCAAGCTGCAGGAACTTGTCGGGTTGGTGGATGCGCGGCGAACGCTCGAAGTCGGCTGCGCGACGGGTGTCTCGACGCTGGCGATCCTCTCCAAGCTCGAGCAACTTGGCGGTGACAGGACACACATCGCCATCGACCCCAATCAAACCGGATACGAGTCGGGCTACTCCGGCATTGGCGTCGAAATGGTCCGCCGGGCGGGGCTGCAGCAGCGCTTCACGCTGATCGAAAAACCGAGCCACCTTGGACTTCCCGCGCTGCTGGCGGAAGGCCGCAAATTCGATTTCATCTTCATCGATGGGTGGCACTCGTTCGATTACGCCTTCGTGGATTATTACTATTCCGATCTTCTCCTGAACGACGGCGGGGTCCTGGTCTTCGACGACGTTTGCATGCCTCCCATTCGCCACGTGTGCTGGTTCCTGGAGACCCACAAGCCCTACGATTTCCTGGGCGGGCCGGCCACGCTCAGCACCATGCATCCGTGGTTCAAGGCGACCTATCGGTGGAACCCGGCGAATCAGGTCTGGGGCTCCATCCAGGCCTATCGAAAAAGGAGCAGCAGCCAGGTGCCCTCCGATTTCTTTGAAGCTCCGTTTTACCCGCATTACCGGCTGTACCGATGGTGGTTGCGCCTGCGAGGCTTGCGAATTCGCAACCCGTATTAG
- a CDS encoding MBL fold metallo-hydrolase produces the protein MAYIQFLGAAGVVTGSKHLINTSSNGSDGDAIQVLIDCGLFQGQKEWRERNWQDLPIPVRDLDAVILTHAHLDHSGWIPRLVKEGFQGPIYATPATIDLCSILLPDSGHLQEEDAAFHNKRKSSKHSPALPLYTSQEAEDCMKFFRPVDFGQTQQLQPGFAFRFVRAAHIVGSSMVEITLGARRLLFTGDIGRVRDSQIAPGRVVHSGPTEGESADLLVMESTYGNRLHPTTDPRPELARRVRETVQRGGCVIVPAFAVERTQKLLFMVKELMESGQVPRVPVHTDSPMAIHAVNIFLKHTEEFGDETKQLIARYGSPLTWDGFYFDATPADSKKINDSHYPMIIVSSSGMATGGRILHHLTQRLPDPRNLVMFIGFQSLGTRGFSIKNGAREVKMYGDIVPVRAQVAALEQFSDHADTPELLEWLHTFPKAPSQTYLVHGEPAAAAALQTSMTQELRWQVQVAQYMQKVPVSIVESAGS, from the coding sequence TTGGCCTACATCCAGTTTCTCGGCGCTGCGGGCGTGGTCACCGGCTCCAAACACCTGATCAACACTTCCTCGAACGGCAGCGACGGTGACGCTATTCAAGTGCTGATTGATTGCGGGCTCTTCCAGGGCCAGAAGGAATGGCGCGAGCGCAATTGGCAGGACCTTCCGATTCCGGTGCGCGATCTCGATGCCGTGATCCTTACGCATGCGCACCTCGACCACTCCGGGTGGATTCCCCGGCTGGTGAAGGAGGGCTTCCAGGGGCCGATCTACGCCACGCCGGCGACGATTGACTTGTGCTCCATCCTGCTCCCCGATTCCGGACACCTCCAGGAAGAAGACGCGGCGTTTCACAACAAGCGCAAATCCTCCAAGCACTCGCCCGCGCTGCCGCTGTACACCTCGCAGGAGGCGGAGGACTGCATGAAGTTCTTTCGCCCGGTGGACTTCGGTCAAACCCAGCAGTTGCAGCCCGGCTTCGCGTTCCGCTTCGTCCGCGCGGCGCACATTGTCGGATCGTCCATGGTGGAGATCACGCTGGGCGCGCGGCGGCTGTTGTTCACCGGCGACATCGGCCGCGTGCGCGATTCGCAAATCGCTCCCGGGCGCGTGGTGCACTCCGGTCCGACGGAGGGCGAGAGCGCCGACCTGCTGGTGATGGAATCGACGTACGGTAACCGGCTGCATCCCACCACCGATCCTCGCCCGGAACTGGCGCGGCGGGTGCGTGAAACGGTGCAGCGCGGCGGCTGCGTGATCGTGCCCGCGTTCGCCGTCGAGCGCACGCAAAAGCTGCTGTTCATGGTGAAGGAGCTGATGGAGTCAGGCCAGGTCCCGCGCGTGCCGGTGCACACCGACAGCCCCATGGCCATCCATGCGGTCAACATTTTCCTGAAGCACACGGAGGAGTTCGGCGACGAAACCAAACAGCTCATCGCGCGTTACGGCTCGCCGCTGACCTGGGACGGATTTTATTTCGACGCCACGCCGGCGGATTCGAAGAAGATCAACGACAGCCACTACCCGATGATCATCGTCTCCTCCAGCGGCATGGCCACCGGCGGCCGCATCCTGCACCACCTGACGCAGCGCCTGCCGGACCCGCGGAACCTGGTGATGTTCATCGGATTCCAATCGCTGGGAACGCGCGGATTCAGCATCAAGAACGGCGCCAGGGAAGTGAAGATGTACGGCGACATCGTCCCGGTGCGGGCGCAAGTGGCGGCGCTGGAGCAATTCAGCGATCACGCCGACACGCCGGAACTGCTGGAATGGCTGCACACATTTCCGAAAGCGCCGTCGCAAACCTACCTGGTGCACGGTGAACCGGCGGCTGCGGCTGCGCTGCAAACCAGCATGACGCAAGAATTGCGCTGGCAAGTCCAGGTGGCGCAGTACATGCAGAAAGTGCCGGTGAGCATCGTCGAGAGCGCGGGAAGCTAG
- the rlmB gene encoding 23S rRNA (guanosine(2251)-2'-O)-methyltransferase RlmB produces MAVIYGINAVTEALKARGRAFEYVAVARERHDQRVQRIIAECRSQGIAVRSTPRQDLDRLAGGPSHQGVVAVTSEKDYSDVDDLLAQRRGRYAFIVVLDGVEDPHNLGAIIRTADAAGADGIVIPERRAAGVTGTVAKASAGATEHLPIAKVTNVSRTVEELKRKNVWTVGLDERGDRSYDEIDYNMDCALVLGAEGKGLHEHVRQHCDFVVKIPMLGQVPSLNVSVAAGVVMYEVARQRRKRQSTTENTEEHRKTQ; encoded by the coding sequence ATGGCCGTCATCTACGGCATCAATGCGGTGACCGAGGCGCTGAAGGCACGCGGGCGCGCCTTCGAGTACGTGGCGGTGGCGCGCGAGAGGCACGATCAGCGAGTGCAGCGCATCATTGCCGAATGTCGCTCGCAAGGGATCGCGGTTCGTTCCACGCCGCGGCAGGACCTGGACCGGTTGGCCGGGGGGCCGTCGCACCAGGGCGTGGTGGCGGTTACGTCGGAAAAAGACTACTCCGATGTGGACGATCTGCTGGCGCAGCGCCGCGGCAGGTATGCGTTCATCGTCGTGCTCGATGGCGTGGAAGACCCGCACAACCTGGGTGCGATCATCCGCACCGCCGACGCCGCGGGCGCGGACGGCATCGTGATTCCGGAACGCCGCGCCGCGGGTGTGACCGGCACAGTGGCCAAGGCGTCGGCGGGGGCCACGGAACATTTGCCCATTGCCAAGGTCACCAACGTGAGCCGCACGGTGGAGGAACTGAAGCGCAAGAACGTGTGGACCGTCGGCCTCGACGAGCGCGGCGACCGGTCGTACGACGAGATTGACTACAACATGGATTGTGCGCTGGTGCTCGGCGCCGAAGGCAAGGGCCTGCACGAGCATGTGCGCCAACACTGCGATTTCGTGGTCAAGATCCCGATGCTCGGGCAGGTGCCGTCTCTGAATGTGTCGGTGGCCGCGGGAGTGGTGATGTATGAAGTCGCGCGCCAGCGAAGAAAAAGACAATCAACCACAGAGAACACAGAGGAACACAGAAAAACACAATGA
- a CDS encoding acetyl-CoA C-acetyltransferase, translating into MNDVFILSAARTPIGKFGGSLASLTAVDMGVIAAKAALDRAGVSPEQVDETIFGNARQAGGGPNPARQISIRSGMPDSVPAYTVNQACASGMKTIALGWQEISHGNLECVLAGGTESMSRLPYYLDGARWGLRMGNAELVDGMYRDGFLCPMAKMVMGETAELLAQKYQITREEQDQFALCSQQRAERALNAGRFNDEIAPVTIESKKGTQIVTRDEHPFLGATLEKMAKLPPAFGKDGTITAANASGITDGAAAVVLASERFVKQHNLKPLARIIGATSAGVDPRYMGIGPVPALHKLRDKFGVAPADASLIELNEAFAAQVLACDREIHFDRDRLNVNGGAIALGHPIGCTGARITVTLLHEMLKRRAQRGIATLCVSGGMGMALAIESV; encoded by the coding sequence GTGAACGACGTCTTCATCCTTTCCGCCGCGCGCACGCCGATCGGCAAATTCGGCGGCTCGCTGGCCTCCCTGACCGCTGTCGACATGGGCGTGATCGCCGCCAAGGCCGCGCTCGACCGCGCCGGCGTCAGCCCTGAGCAAGTGGACGAGACGATTTTCGGCAACGCGCGCCAGGCCGGAGGCGGCCCCAATCCCGCGCGCCAAATCTCCATTCGCAGCGGCATGCCGGACTCTGTCCCCGCTTACACCGTCAACCAGGCCTGCGCTTCCGGCATGAAGACCATCGCGCTCGGTTGGCAGGAGATTTCCCACGGCAACCTGGAGTGCGTGCTCGCCGGCGGCACCGAGTCCATGTCGCGCCTGCCCTATTACCTCGACGGCGCCCGTTGGGGCCTGCGCATGGGCAACGCCGAACTGGTGGACGGCATGTATCGCGACGGCTTCCTCTGTCCGATGGCCAAGATGGTGATGGGCGAGACCGCCGAACTTCTGGCGCAGAAATACCAAATCACGCGCGAGGAGCAAGACCAGTTCGCGCTGTGCTCGCAGCAGCGCGCCGAGCGCGCGCTCAACGCCGGGCGCTTCAACGACGAGATCGCGCCCGTGACCATCGAGAGCAAGAAGGGCACGCAGATTGTCACCCGCGACGAGCACCCCTTCCTCGGCGCCACCCTGGAGAAGATGGCCAAGCTGCCGCCGGCCTTCGGCAAGGATGGGACCATCACCGCCGCCAACGCTTCCGGCATCACCGATGGCGCCGCCGCCGTGGTGCTCGCTTCCGAGCGATTCGTGAAGCAGCACAACCTGAAGCCGCTGGCGCGAATCATCGGCGCCACCTCGGCGGGCGTGGACCCGCGCTACATGGGCATCGGTCCAGTGCCCGCGCTGCACAAATTACGCGACAAGTTCGGTGTCGCCCCTGCCGACGCCAGCCTCATCGAGTTGAACGAAGCCTTCGCCGCGCAGGTGCTGGCGTGCGACCGTGAAATCCATTTCGACCGCGACCGCCTCAACGTCAACGGCGGCGCTATCGCGCTCGGCCACCCCATCGGCTGCACCGGCGCGCGGATCACGGTGACGCTCCTCCACGAAATGCTGAAACGACGAGCGCAGCGCGGCATCGCGACGCTGTGCGTCAGCGGCGGAATGGGCATGGCGCTGGCCATTGAGAGCGTTTAA
- a CDS encoding LytTR family DNA-binding domain-containing protein: protein MPLSAVIVDDEQLARDELAFLLKSVDDVNVVAQGKNGVEAVNLIKEHSPDLVFLDVQMPGLDGFAVIKKLMDKKVPLPQIVFATAYDQYAVKAFEVNAVDYLLKPFDKARVAQSVKKAKAKVASAGVPAERLETLIRSLEAKPHQPAKILIKAAGRLFLVDQKDICFASIEDGVITVVTAQIEGQSNCRTLEELLSSLDPKLFWRAHRSFLVNINRIREVVPWFKSSYQLRMDDKKQSEIPVSRAQTKRLRELFRL from the coding sequence ATGCCTTTATCCGCAGTCATTGTTGATGATGAGCAGCTCGCGCGCGACGAGCTTGCCTTCCTGCTGAAATCCGTGGACGACGTCAATGTCGTCGCCCAGGGCAAGAACGGCGTCGAAGCCGTCAACCTGATCAAGGAACACTCGCCCGACCTCGTTTTCCTCGACGTGCAAATGCCCGGCCTCGACGGCTTCGCGGTCATCAAGAAGCTGATGGACAAGAAAGTTCCGCTGCCGCAGATTGTCTTCGCCACCGCTTACGATCAGTACGCGGTCAAAGCCTTCGAAGTGAACGCCGTGGATTACCTGCTGAAGCCGTTCGACAAAGCGCGCGTGGCGCAATCGGTCAAGAAGGCGAAGGCCAAGGTCGCCTCCGCCGGGGTTCCGGCTGAGCGCCTGGAAACCCTGATCCGCAGCCTGGAAGCCAAGCCGCACCAGCCCGCGAAGATCCTGATCAAGGCCGCCGGACGCCTCTTCCTGGTGGATCAGAAGGACATTTGCTTCGCCTCCATCGAAGACGGCGTAATCACCGTGGTCACCGCCCAGATCGAAGGCCAGTCCAACTGCCGCACGCTGGAGGAGCTTCTGTCCTCGCTCGACCCCAAACTTTTCTGGCGCGCGCATCGCTCCTTCCTGGTGAACATCAACCGCATCCGCGAGGTCGTGCCCTGGTTCAAGAGCTCCTACCAGCTCCGGATGGACGATAAGAAGCAGTCGGAAATTCCCGTCAGCCGCGCCCAAACCAAGCGCCTCCGCGAACTGTTCCGCCTGTAG
- the purS gene encoding phosphoribosylformylglycinamidine synthase subunit PurS, which produces MKAYVYVSFKKSVLDPQGKTIHGALRKMGYQGVSDVRQGKYFEVTLDGLDEAQARQEVERMAREVLTNPVIEEFRYSLEPH; this is translated from the coding sequence ATGAAAGCCTACGTGTACGTATCGTTCAAGAAGAGTGTGCTCGATCCGCAGGGGAAGACGATTCACGGCGCGCTGCGGAAAATGGGCTATCAGGGCGTATCCGACGTCCGCCAGGGCAAGTATTTCGAGGTGACCCTCGACGGCCTCGACGAAGCGCAAGCCCGCCAGGAGGTGGAGCGCATGGCGCGCGAGGTGCTCACCAACCCGGTCATCGAGGAGTTCCGGTACTCCCTGGAGCCACACTAA